One genomic window of Scylla paramamosain isolate STU-SP2022 chromosome 20, ASM3559412v1, whole genome shotgun sequence includes the following:
- the LOC135110426 gene encoding atos homolog protein A-like isoform X3 codes for MRSSSVEEVGGHGPGDPWEVFTALAILVVEGRTPGGERGYHAGPHCPLPHQLQHKHSCDPNHHVCMQASALVRQLRVMWGVGVGVTLEVLVAPECQHGAALATTLDTTTAPSQNLRLIEQWNFTIYDRKLPEATATGWSLMAAVRSFLHFSQLSAWLSVSGGRRPPNVLYRLTVTSPVFCSKFTAEAEEHVFPITYMGQDTSIKVSVRSLPRSEKVPVVECPEPHEEQEAGGSVPETYPTSSSSWSSSSSCTTTTSSSCQTKTDSSRCDDDLRRSVMKAKLVENTRVTRSESPDTQLGESLLDPPHSLTRFPRRYQSPSRSGSPSLETPEHLICRPRPPAPQNKPPDVSMMVGPAPTSHPFSWTQARYPLTPIVHQPSMDSMCPPSADVMHSHPHHLHHHQLAQNSLGFDFSGTYQPYRRPQVVYNRPQMCWPQVQPVMQHKPQQVTLHPQHSPLSVNPVSYSSQQKTLNQMSPRGGKYQHYPEYQAFDQSDAHTMTGEYPEPLGGHSDDVLVGEYQDPHSLRLMGEPSRSSSMTSQEGGRDQGVKRPGEHSSEWEYQGEHQTCKRDYFHKSLPVPETSQHNGDQGSPQCSSTRVKQDSSRLYKLTQEDKALHKILDDQMRPCCSHTGKHLCSSIEDLTEVGSTEENISAHLCPKELKQGLKQRGDMSPSHLYNTKVNFDLTPKETMEILSVLRQPTPLPPLRMDRHRAQYEAMSPRGSGETKSSGMSFVGDSSVGSKSWENKGYLSKFLKDRGKKVESKCWKEEKYESSHISIKGENVDDLEKRGEKAADQSWSEYRKNVGPAFPSSECSQGQQSERCHNKNLGRGREGVQELPPSPENLFLEAIARSGEKHCDIPSCKTLVDSRESYRTRACKDVSVVSCDNVNTSVSSEMNKCDTKVVSGKSLQLSSETKCIEAKKVTHKMSVFTASSEPAKPVISQPQKQTSQTLVKSPFSAVLSSIQKENNRVLEDEQSHCQETEITKASHTGREFVKRALTFEVQKSEEILRSETHTNGTIPNKERTTNEVGNQNGVMQNGKDPDRPLRDTREGFAKSTSLLKHLMTKGHHQTQDITQGNKQIKLEKDDMDWKELEEQQQLETQEMEVLENQEISVDSEVEKICNEKGVPIPSASAKAQFRRSLDSATNMVFHSKTGLPLTSSPAPLRKGKRFDYDSTLNCVAAIKRSTSFHCSALYTCDSEEDENYSVEMSANNEVHNNAYKTTQLSLSAPATVTCSNLLGSFEECVLNGRLEPVSTVQGFTAEIAASGAFCPKRTTKPVTVFFYTLCDNDQISSPYMGHINLGKKGYHVPNKGTVQVTLFNPHGTVVKMFVVMYDLSDMPPNSRTFVRQRTLNMPVGASDSDANAHQWLRYLIHLRFVSSKSGKIYLHTDIRMLIFRKSDADAANLHKTSVPYELRSFTHGPTNPKFSPRK; via the exons ATGAGGTCGAGTAGCGTCGAGGAGGTGGGAGGTCATGGGCCCGGGGACCCGTGGGAGGTGTTCACGGCGTTGGCCAtcctggtggtggaggggaggacGCCTGGCGGAGAGCGAGGCTACCACGCCGGACCTCACTgtcccctcccccaccagctCCAACACAAGCACTCCTGCGACCCCAACCATCACGTG TGCATGCAAGCGAGTGCGTTGGTGCGGCAGCTGCGTGTCATGTGGGGAGTCGGGGTGGGGGTGACCCTGGAGGTGTTGGTAGCCCCCGAGTGTCAGCACGGAGCTGCGCTGGCCACGACCCTCGACACCACCACGGCGCCCTCCCAGAACCTCAGACTCATCGAGCAATGGAATTTCACCATCTATGATCGAAA GCTGCCGGAGGCCACTGCCACGGGCTGGTCCTTGATGGCTGCAGTGCGCTCCTTCCTACACTTCTCCCAGCTGTCAGCCTGGCTTAGCGTGTCAGGGGGTCGTCGCCCACCCAATGTGCTCTACCGCCTCACTGTTACCTCGCCTGTGTTCTGCTCCAAGTTCACAGCAGAGGCAGAGGAGCATGTGTTTCCCATCACATACATGGGACAGGACACATCCATCAAG GTGTCGGTGAGGTCGCTTCCCCGTAGTGAGAAGGTTCCGGTGGTGGAGTGTCCTGAGCCtcatgaggagcaggaggctgGTGGCAGTGTTCCAGAAACCTACCCTACGTCTTCCTCTTCATGgagctcttcttcctcttgcaccaccaccacctcctcctcatgccAGACCAAGACTGATAGCAGCAG GTGTGATGATGATCTGCGTAGAAGTGTAATGAAGGCCAAGCTGGTAGAGAACACCCGAGTCACCCGCAGTGAATCGCCGGACACCCAGCTTGGAGAATCTCTCTTGGATccccctcattccctcactcgCTTTCCTCGCCGTTATCAGTCTCCTTCTCGCTCGGGTTCTCCCTCCCTAGAGACACCCGAGCACCTCATCTGCCGCCCCAGACCCCCAGCACCCCAGAACAAGCCTCCTGATGTCAGCATGATGGTTGGACCTGCCCCCACCTCACACCCGTTCTCATGGACCCAAGCACGTTATCCACTGACTCCTATCGTCCATCAACCTTCCATGGATTCCATGTGTCCGCCAAGTGCTGATGTGATGCATTCCCATCcacatcaccttcaccaccaccagctggcACAGAATTCATTAGGATTTGACTTCTCAGGTACCTACCAGCCTTACCGTAGACCACAGGTGGTGTACAACAGACCACAGATGTGCTGGCCTCAGGTACAGCCTGTAATGCAGCACAAACCACAGCAAGTGACATTACACCCACAACACTCCCCCCTCTCGGTGAACCCTGTCAGCTACAGCTCACAGCAGAAGACTCTGAATCAGATGTCCCCGAGGGGAGGCAAATATCAGCACTATCCAGAGTACCAAGCCTTTGATCAGTCTGATGCCCATACCATGACAGGGGAATACCCAGAGCCCCTGGGTGGCCACAGTGATGATGTTCTGGTAGGGGAGTACCAGGACCCACACAGTTTGAGATTGATGGGTGAGCCTTCAAGATCCAGCAGCATGACTTCTCAGGAAGGTGGCAGAGATCAGGGGGTGAAGAGACCTGGGGAACACTCCAGTGAATGGGAATACCAGGGAGAACACCAGACCTGCAAGCGAGACTATTTTCACAAATCTTTGCCTGTTCCTGAGACCTCCCAGCACAACGGGGATCAGGGAAGTCCTCAGTGTAGCAGTACCCGAGTGAAGCAGGACTCTAGCAGACTCTATAAGTTGACACAGGAAGATAAAGCACTTCATAAGATATTAGATGACCAGATGAGACCTTGTTGCTCCCACACCGGCAAGCACCTGTGTTCCAGCATTGAAGACCTGACTGAGGTTGGCAGCACAGAGGAGAATATCTCGGCACATCTATGTCCCAAA gAGCTTAAACAAGGACTGAAGCAGCGAGGAGACATGAGCCCCAGCCATCTTTACAATACAAAGGTTAACTTTGATTTAACTCCAAAGGAGACCATGGAGATACTGAGTGTGCTGCGGCAGCcaactcccctccctcccctgcgtATGGATCGGCACAGGGCACAGTACGAGGCCATGTCTCCACGAGGTTCAGGAGAAACCAAATCATCTGGGATGAGCTTTGTTGGTGATAGCAGTGTTGGCAGCAAATCTTGGGAAAACAAGGGttatctttcaaaatttctaaaagacagaggaaagaaggtTGAAAGCAAGtgctggaaagaagaaaaatatgaatccTCACACATCAGCATCAAAGGTGAAAATGTAGACGatctggaaaagagaggagagaaggcagCTGATCAATCATGGAGTGAATACAGGAAAAATGTGGGACCAGCCTTTCCTTCTTCTGAATGCTCTCAAGGACAACAAAGTGAAAGGTGCCATAACAAAAATTTGGgccgagggagagaaggtgtgCAAGAGCTTCCTCCTAGTCCTGAAAATCTGTTTCTTGAAGCTATAGCTCGTAGTGGCGAGAAGCATTGTGATATTCCTAGCTGTAAGACTTTAGTTGATAGCCGTGAATCGTATCGGACCAGAGCGTGCAAGGATGTGAGTGTGGTGTCTTGTGATAATGTGAATACAAGTGTGTCCAGTGAGATGAATAAATGTGATACAAAAGTTGTAAGTGGAAAAAGTTTGCAATTATCAAGTGAAACAAAATGCATCGAGGCCAAGAAGGTTACCCACAAGATGAGTGTCTTCACTGCCAGCAGTGAGCCAGCCAAACCCGTCATATCTCAGCCCCAGAAGCAGACTTCACAAACTCTTGTTAAAAGTCCATTTAGTGCAGTTTTATCAAGTATTcaaaaagagaataatagaGTTCTGGAAGATGAACAAAGCCATTGTCAAGAAACTGAAATAACAAAAGCCTCCCATACAGGAAGAGAGTTTGTCAAAAGGGCATTAACCTTTGAAGTTCAAAAGTCTGAGGAAATCTTGAGATCAGAAACTCACACAAATGGAACCATCCCAAACAAAGAAAGGACCACAAATGAAGTAGGTAACCAGAATGGTGTGATGCAGAATGGTAAAGACCCAGACAGACCCTTGCGGGACACTCGCGAAGGGTTTGCCAAGAGCACTAGTTTGCTCAAACACCTGATGACTAAAGGTCATCATCAAACTCAGGACATCACTCAGGgcaataagcaaataaaacttGAGAAAGATGACATGGACTGGAAGGAGctggaagaacaacaacagctggAAACGCAAGAGATGGAGGTGTTAGAAAATCAAGAGATCTCCGTTGATAGTGAAGTAGAAAAAATATGCAATGAGAAGGGCGTCCCCATTCCCTCTGCGAGTGCAAAGGCTCAGTTCCGGAGGTCCTTGGACTCGGCCACCAACATGGTTTTCCACAGCAAGACTGGATTGCCACTCACCTCATCGCCAGCACCTCTCAGAAAAGGGAAACGTTTTGACTACGATTCCACCTTGAACTGTGTTGCTGCAATCAAGAG ATCGACATCGTTCCACTGCAGTGCTCTGTACACGTGCGACAGTGAAGAAGATGAGAACTACTCTGTGGAGATGAGCGCCAACAATGAGGTGCACAACAATGCTTACAAAACCACCCAGCTGTCCCTCTCAGCCCCTGCCACTGTGACCTGCTCCAACCTCCTGGGGAGCTTTGAGGAGTGCGTGCTGAATGGCCGCCTGGAGCCTGTGTCCACCGTGCAGGGCTTCACTGCTGAGATAGCCGCCTCTGGGGCTTTCTGTCCGAAACGCACCACCAAGCCTGTTACTGTGTTCTTCTACACCCTCTGTGATAATGACCAGATCTCATCCCCCTACATG GGCCACATAAACCTGGGCAAGAAAGGCTACCATGTGCCCAACAAAGGCACAGTGCAGGTGACTCTATTCAACCCCCATGGCACCGTGGTGAAGATGTTCGTGGTGATGTATGACCTGTCGGACATGCCGCCCAATTCTCGTACCTTTGTCCGGCAGCGCACTCTTAACATGCCTGTCGGGGCAAGTGACTCGGACGCCAATGCTCACCAGTGGCTGCGTTACCTCATACACCTCAG gtttgTCAGTTCCAAGTCTGGCAAGATCTACCTCCATACTGATATCCGTATGCTGATCTTCCGCAAGAGTGATGCAGACGCTGCCAACCTCCACAAGACCAGCGTTCCTTATGAGTTGCGCTCCTTCACTCACGGCCCAACCAATCCAAAATTTTCTccaaggaaatag